From Deferrisoma camini S3R1, the proteins below share one genomic window:
- the cas6 gene encoding CRISPR system precrRNA processing endoribonuclease RAMP protein Cas6: MMPSDLPHELYRFVLEPLESMRLPTYKGSTFRGVFGHSLRKVACALRDERCPTCLVRSTCTYQRVFETQVDRADGPKPGVNRAPHPYVLVPPLGEEREVGPGQELACTLLLMGPARGTLPYLVYTFHDVGRRGLTRERKPLALRRVEALGAQGWRTVYAEGWEALAEPAVEAPAPKVPNRADGRVVVQFITPVRLKRNGRLVRELSADDLLVALARRWGDLARYYGGGIDPEPGVKAILGLRGRVRFGRCELRWLDWTRYSNRQQSRMQLGGVVGRAEIEGDVAELVPWLGWAERFHLGKATSFGLGRLGIEREDSDA, encoded by the coding sequence ATGATGCCAAGCGACCTGCCCCACGAGCTCTACCGTTTCGTGCTGGAGCCGTTGGAGTCCATGCGGCTTCCCACGTACAAGGGCTCCACCTTCCGGGGCGTGTTCGGCCACAGCCTGCGGAAGGTGGCCTGCGCCCTGCGCGACGAGCGCTGCCCCACCTGCCTGGTGCGCTCCACCTGCACGTACCAGCGCGTGTTTGAAACCCAGGTGGACCGCGCCGACGGGCCGAAACCGGGGGTGAATCGGGCCCCCCACCCCTACGTTCTGGTGCCGCCCCTGGGCGAGGAACGCGAGGTGGGGCCGGGCCAGGAGCTCGCCTGCACCCTGCTCCTCATGGGCCCGGCCCGGGGTACCCTGCCGTACCTGGTGTACACCTTCCACGACGTGGGGCGCCGGGGGCTCACGCGCGAGCGAAAGCCCCTGGCGCTTCGCCGGGTCGAGGCCCTCGGGGCCCAGGGCTGGCGTACCGTGTACGCCGAGGGCTGGGAGGCCCTGGCCGAGCCTGCCGTGGAGGCGCCCGCGCCGAAGGTCCCGAACCGGGCCGACGGCCGGGTGGTCGTGCAGTTCATCACCCCGGTGAGGCTCAAGCGAAACGGCCGGCTCGTTCGCGAGCTCTCGGCTGACGACCTCCTGGTGGCGCTCGCCCGGCGGTGGGGCGACCTGGCACGCTACTACGGCGGCGGCATCGACCCGGAGCCGGGTGTAAAGGCGATCCTGGGGCTGCGGGGCCGGGTGCGGTTCGGCCGTTGCGAGCTACGGTGGCTCGACTGGACCCGGTACTCGAACCGCCAGCAAAGCCGGATGCAGCTCGGCGGCGTGGTAGGGCGGGCGGAGATCGAGGGCGACGTGGCCGAGCTCGTGCCGTGGCTCGGCTGGGCCGAGCGGTTTCACCTGGGCAAGGCCACCTCGTTCGGCCTGGGCCGGCTGGGGATCGAAAGGGAGGACTCCGATGCGTGA
- a CDS encoding putative CRISPR-associated protein, giving the protein MREPLHTILCTVGTSLVGHITPAAGRPSALPDVAEAWSEGDFEAVARRVAALGPDDRRTGAELQSLYDLVARGHARPDARIELFHSATPDGRAAARVVAEVLRRRGHPVELHEVEHLQDADPKRFRSKGLRVLVKLLCRAVRAWGTAGTGIDATGGYKAQIAVAVVIGQALGVPVFYRHERFPEVISFPPLPVSLDYGLWMRWSGVLAALDRGEWVRWLDVADDWEPVMETMVERVALEESEFLDLSAMGQVFHEAFRHRFRSEADRLLPPPATQKSQPRLTDHAWGGARTRIGALLARVVDDTPYVTSCRTHYWNPDLPSACLFRLRGEGIEGVWSDGTWTVKFWVDTTAVTPGQREACVADLNARVAQWR; this is encoded by the coding sequence ATGCGTGAGCCGCTACACACCATCCTGTGCACCGTGGGGACGAGCCTCGTGGGCCACATCACCCCAGCGGCCGGGCGGCCCTCGGCGCTGCCTGACGTGGCTGAGGCGTGGTCCGAAGGGGACTTCGAGGCCGTGGCTCGCCGGGTGGCCGCGCTCGGGCCCGACGACCGCCGCACCGGTGCCGAACTCCAGTCCCTCTACGACCTGGTGGCCCGGGGACATGCCCGGCCGGATGCGCGGATCGAGCTGTTCCACTCGGCCACCCCCGACGGCCGCGCCGCGGCCCGGGTCGTGGCCGAAGTCCTTCGCCGACGGGGGCACCCCGTGGAGCTCCACGAGGTGGAGCACCTCCAGGACGCCGATCCCAAGCGGTTCCGGTCGAAGGGGCTCCGGGTCCTGGTCAAGCTCCTGTGCCGCGCGGTGCGGGCCTGGGGCACCGCGGGCACCGGCATCGACGCGACCGGGGGCTACAAGGCCCAGATCGCGGTGGCCGTGGTGATCGGCCAGGCCCTGGGCGTGCCGGTGTTCTACCGTCACGAGCGGTTTCCCGAGGTGATCTCGTTTCCGCCCCTCCCGGTGAGCCTCGACTACGGCCTGTGGATGCGCTGGAGCGGGGTGCTGGCGGCCCTGGACCGGGGCGAGTGGGTCCGGTGGCTCGACGTGGCCGACGACTGGGAACCGGTGATGGAGACTATGGTCGAGCGGGTGGCGCTGGAGGAATCGGAGTTCCTCGACCTCTCGGCGATGGGCCAGGTGTTCCACGAGGCGTTTCGCCACCGGTTCCGAAGCGAGGCCGACCGGCTCCTGCCTCCCCCGGCGACGCAGAAGTCGCAGCCGCGTCTTACCGACCACGCCTGGGGCGGGGCCCGGACCCGGATCGGGGCGCTGCTTGCTCGGGTCGTGGACGACACGCCCTACGTCACGTCATGCCGCACCCACTACTGGAACCCAGATCTCCCGTCGGCGTGTCTGTTCCGGCTGCGGGGGGAAGGGATCGAAGGTGTCTGGAGCGACGGAACCTGGACCGTGAAGTTCTGGGTGGACACCACCGCCGTCACCCCGGGCCAGCGGGAGGCCTGCGTGGCCGATCTGAACGCCCGGGTCGCGCAGTGGCGGTAG